A window from Musa acuminata AAA Group cultivar baxijiao unplaced genomic scaffold, Cavendish_Baxijiao_AAA HiC_scaffold_1139, whole genome shotgun sequence encodes these proteins:
- the LOC135671469 gene encoding receptor-like protein EIX1 isoform X1 encodes MGFPLRFFSSFSLCLLALLLHRATVTSGCFSMEREALLDFKAGIHDTYNRLSSWTGHHCCTWKGVTCDTTTGHVVMLDLRNTFERALRGERMMNSSLLALSHLKHLDLSVNDFRRIRIPEFIGSFKKLRYLNLSSTYFMGGIPARLGNLSSLYVLDLRAALDFTSHVDNLHWLSHLTSLKNLDLSWLNLTGAPDWFSSVNMLPSLQVLSMSSAGLDTIPASVVHVNFTSSLTVLDLSFNNFDSTLPKWLGNITSLTQLDLHHSGFYGVIPDTIGDLGSLTFLDLGGNQLEGIVPRSMVDLRRLKELYMSDNQLTGNLSGWLEQMTNLIILVLRNNLFNGSMPSSSVGKLSNLTELYLGENSLGGVISEVQLENLTRLQVLDLYDNSITISIGQSWIPPFQLRLVYLTNCQLGPQFPEWLQFQTQMEELYLADCKIAGTMPAWFWNISSSTITDLFLSNNQIGGKLPSSLNFTKLKRLYLDSNRLEGRLPTMLPSTLETLFLSNNSFTEQLPIWPHVRSVGLSNNMLDGGLSSSICQWTGGLEYLDLSNNKLLGEIPYCLGKSLQNLSLLNLGNNHFSGEIPHTIGFLSELQLLQLKNNSFSGEVPLSLKYCTNLWFLDLAQNNLVGSITLWMGENLQQLKVLRLRSNMFSGVIPWQLARFEQLQIMDLANNNFSGSIPHNFSNLSAMRSTSQYSDFCSDELDVFTKGQDLHYLQCNMQLMKSLDLSNNHLIGEIPKGVGDLAGLKNLNLSRNHLQGKIPWEIGGMISLESLDLSINDLSGNIPESLSALYFLSYLNLSYNNLSGMIPSGHQLQTLNDPSIYMGNADLCGPPISKSCFNNKSTQNILQEYKKENPEWLWFYISMVLGYVMGFWTFCGILFLKDAWRHAYFHMIDDMYDWFWVQWYLIF; translated from the coding sequence ATGGGTTTCCCTTTACGCTTCTTTTCGTCATTTTCGTTGTGCCTCTtggccctcctcctccaccgggcCACGGTGACAAGTGGGTGTTTCAGCATGGAGAGGGAGGCACTGTTGGACTTCAAAGCCGGCATCCACGACACCTATAACCGGCTATCTTCTTGGACGGGCCACCACTGTTGCACATGGAAGGGAGTGACCTGCGACACCACCACTGGCCACGTCGTCATGCTGGACCTCCGGAATACGTTTGAACGGGCATTACGCGGTGAGAGGATGATGAACTCGTCATTGCTTGCTTTATCTCATTTGAAGCACTTGGATCTTAGCGTCAATGATTTCAGGAGAATCCGCATACCGGAATTCATCGGCTCCTTCAAGAAACTGAGATACCTCAATCTATCTTCTACATATTTCATGGGAGGAATACCTGCTCGGCTGGGGAACCTGTCGAGCCTCTACGTTCTTGATCTACGTGCTGCTTTAGATTTTACATCCCATGTTGACAACCTCCACTGGCTCTCCCATCTTACCTCCCTGAAGAACCTGGACTTGAGCTGGTTGAACCTAACCGGTGCCCCAGATTGGTTCTCATCCGTGAACATGCTGCCATCCCTCCAAGTGTTAAGTATGTCTTCCGCTGGTCTCGATACCATCCCAGCTTCTGTTGTCCACGTCAACTTCACCTCCTCTCTTACCGTCCTTGATCTCTCCTTTAATAATTTCGACTCCACCTTACCCAAATGGTTGGGGAATATTACTAGTCTTACCCAACTTGATCTCCATCACTCTGGGTTCTATGGCGTTATTCCCGATACAATTGGAGACTTGGGCTCTCTTACTTTTCTTGATCTAGGAGGCAATCAACTCGAGGGTATCGTACCGAGATCCATGGTTGATCTCCGTAGACTGAAAGAATTATATATGTCGGACAACCAATTGACAGGAAATTTGAGCGGTTGGCTGGAGCAAATGACGAATCTCATCATTTTGGTTCTCCGAAACAATTTATTCAACGGTTCCATGCCTTCCTCCTCCGTTGGTAAGTTGTCTAATCTCACTGAATTGTATCTCGGTGAAAATTCTCTGGGAGGTGTCATTTCAGAAGTTCAATTGGAGAATCTTACCAGATTGCAAGTATTAGACTTGTATGACAACTCCATCACCATATCAATTGGACAGAGTTGGATCCCCCCTTTCCAACTCAGATTAGTATATTTAACCAATTGTCAGTTGGGACCTCAATTTCCGGAATggttgcagtttcaaacacagatGGAAGAATTATATTTGGCAGACTGTAAAATTGCAGGGACAATGCCCGCTTGGTTttggaatatttcatcttctaccatCACAGATTTATTCCTTTCCAACAACCAAATAGGAGGCAAGCTGCCATCTTCTTTGAACTTCACCAAGTTGAAAAGATTATATTTGGACTCCAACAGAttagaaggtcgattgccaacgaTGCTACCATCTACACTTGAGACTCTATTCCTCTCCAATAATTCCTTTACAGAGCAATTGCCGATATGGCCTCATGTTAGATCAGTGGGACTCTCAAATAACATGCTTGATGGTGGCTTATCTTCATCAATCTGCCAATGGACAGGTGGTCTCGAATACCTTGACCTTTCGAACAACAAATTACTTGGTGAGATCCCTTATTGTCTGGGAAAATCATTACAAAATCTTTCTCTCTTGAATTTGGGCAACAATCACTTCTCGGGTGAAATTCCACACACGATCGGATTTTTAAGTGAGCTTCAGCTATTGCAACTAAAAAATAATAGTTTTTCGGGTGAGGTTCCTTTGTCATTGAaatattgtacaaatttatggttTCTTGATCTGGCTCAAAATAATCTTGTCGGAAGTATAACGCTATGGATGGGAGAAAATCTACAACAACTGAAAGTACTTCGTCTACGTTCAAATATGTTTTCTGGAGTTATTCCTTGGCAACTTGCTAGATTTGAACAGCTTCAAATAATGGATCTTGCCAATAACAATTTCTCTGGATCAATACCTCACAACTTTAGTAATTTAAGTGCCATGAGATCTACATCACAATATTCTGATTTTTGTTCTGATGAATTAGATGTCTTTACGAAGGGACAAGATCTTCATTATTTACAATGCAACATGCAACTTATGAAAAGTTTGGATCTTTCAAACAATCATCTAATCGGAGAGATACCAAAAGGAGTTGGAGACCTTGCGGGACTCAAGAACTTGAATTTGTCAAGAAATCATTTACAAGGGAAAATCCCTTGGGAGATAGGAGGAATGATATCATTAGAATCCCTTGATCTATCGATAAATGACCTTTCTGGTAACATTCCTGAGAGTTTATCGGCTTTATATTTCTTGAGCTATTTGAATTTATCGTATAATAATCTTTCGGGAATGATACCATCTGGTCATCAACTCCAAACACTCAATGATCCATCCATCTATATGGgcaatgctgacttatgtggaccaccAATTTCCAAAAGTTGTTTTAACAATAAATCAACTCAAAATATTTTGCAAGAGTACAAGAAGGAGAATCCCGAGTGGCTATGGTTCTATATCAGCATGGTACTAGGATATGTGATGGGATTTTGGACCTTTTGTGGTATTCTCTTCCTCAAAGACGCATGGAGGCATGCTTAtttccatatgattgatgatatgtATGATTGGTTCTGGGTACAATGGTATTTAATCTTTTGA
- the LOC135671469 gene encoding receptor-like protein EIX2 isoform X2, producing MGGIPARLGNLSSLYVLDLRAALDFTSHVDNLHWLSHLTSLKNLDLSWLNLTGAPDWFSSVNMLPSLQVLSMSSAGLDTIPASVVHVNFTSSLTVLDLSFNNFDSTLPKWLGNITSLTQLDLHHSGFYGVIPDTIGDLGSLTFLDLGGNQLEGIVPRSMVDLRRLKELYMSDNQLTGNLSGWLEQMTNLIILVLRNNLFNGSMPSSSVGKLSNLTELYLGENSLGGVISEVQLENLTRLQVLDLYDNSITISIGQSWIPPFQLRLVYLTNCQLGPQFPEWLQFQTQMEELYLADCKIAGTMPAWFWNISSSTITDLFLSNNQIGGKLPSSLNFTKLKRLYLDSNRLEGRLPTMLPSTLETLFLSNNSFTEQLPIWPHVRSVGLSNNMLDGGLSSSICQWTGGLEYLDLSNNKLLGEIPYCLGKSLQNLSLLNLGNNHFSGEIPHTIGFLSELQLLQLKNNSFSGEVPLSLKYCTNLWFLDLAQNNLVGSITLWMGENLQQLKVLRLRSNMFSGVIPWQLARFEQLQIMDLANNNFSGSIPHNFSNLSAMRSTSQYSDFCSDELDVFTKGQDLHYLQCNMQLMKSLDLSNNHLIGEIPKGVGDLAGLKNLNLSRNHLQGKIPWEIGGMISLESLDLSINDLSGNIPESLSALYFLSYLNLSYNNLSGMIPSGHQLQTLNDPSIYMGNADLCGPPISKSCFNNKSTQNILQEYKKENPEWLWFYISMVLGYVMGFWTFCGILFLKDAWRHAYFHMIDDMYDWFWVQWYLIF from the coding sequence ATGGGAGGAATACCTGCTCGGCTGGGGAACCTGTCGAGCCTCTACGTTCTTGATCTACGTGCTGCTTTAGATTTTACATCCCATGTTGACAACCTCCACTGGCTCTCCCATCTTACCTCCCTGAAGAACCTGGACTTGAGCTGGTTGAACCTAACCGGTGCCCCAGATTGGTTCTCATCCGTGAACATGCTGCCATCCCTCCAAGTGTTAAGTATGTCTTCCGCTGGTCTCGATACCATCCCAGCTTCTGTTGTCCACGTCAACTTCACCTCCTCTCTTACCGTCCTTGATCTCTCCTTTAATAATTTCGACTCCACCTTACCCAAATGGTTGGGGAATATTACTAGTCTTACCCAACTTGATCTCCATCACTCTGGGTTCTATGGCGTTATTCCCGATACAATTGGAGACTTGGGCTCTCTTACTTTTCTTGATCTAGGAGGCAATCAACTCGAGGGTATCGTACCGAGATCCATGGTTGATCTCCGTAGACTGAAAGAATTATATATGTCGGACAACCAATTGACAGGAAATTTGAGCGGTTGGCTGGAGCAAATGACGAATCTCATCATTTTGGTTCTCCGAAACAATTTATTCAACGGTTCCATGCCTTCCTCCTCCGTTGGTAAGTTGTCTAATCTCACTGAATTGTATCTCGGTGAAAATTCTCTGGGAGGTGTCATTTCAGAAGTTCAATTGGAGAATCTTACCAGATTGCAAGTATTAGACTTGTATGACAACTCCATCACCATATCAATTGGACAGAGTTGGATCCCCCCTTTCCAACTCAGATTAGTATATTTAACCAATTGTCAGTTGGGACCTCAATTTCCGGAATggttgcagtttcaaacacagatGGAAGAATTATATTTGGCAGACTGTAAAATTGCAGGGACAATGCCCGCTTGGTTttggaatatttcatcttctaccatCACAGATTTATTCCTTTCCAACAACCAAATAGGAGGCAAGCTGCCATCTTCTTTGAACTTCACCAAGTTGAAAAGATTATATTTGGACTCCAACAGAttagaaggtcgattgccaacgaTGCTACCATCTACACTTGAGACTCTATTCCTCTCCAATAATTCCTTTACAGAGCAATTGCCGATATGGCCTCATGTTAGATCAGTGGGACTCTCAAATAACATGCTTGATGGTGGCTTATCTTCATCAATCTGCCAATGGACAGGTGGTCTCGAATACCTTGACCTTTCGAACAACAAATTACTTGGTGAGATCCCTTATTGTCTGGGAAAATCATTACAAAATCTTTCTCTCTTGAATTTGGGCAACAATCACTTCTCGGGTGAAATTCCACACACGATCGGATTTTTAAGTGAGCTTCAGCTATTGCAACTAAAAAATAATAGTTTTTCGGGTGAGGTTCCTTTGTCATTGAaatattgtacaaatttatggttTCTTGATCTGGCTCAAAATAATCTTGTCGGAAGTATAACGCTATGGATGGGAGAAAATCTACAACAACTGAAAGTACTTCGTCTACGTTCAAATATGTTTTCTGGAGTTATTCCTTGGCAACTTGCTAGATTTGAACAGCTTCAAATAATGGATCTTGCCAATAACAATTTCTCTGGATCAATACCTCACAACTTTAGTAATTTAAGTGCCATGAGATCTACATCACAATATTCTGATTTTTGTTCTGATGAATTAGATGTCTTTACGAAGGGACAAGATCTTCATTATTTACAATGCAACATGCAACTTATGAAAAGTTTGGATCTTTCAAACAATCATCTAATCGGAGAGATACCAAAAGGAGTTGGAGACCTTGCGGGACTCAAGAACTTGAATTTGTCAAGAAATCATTTACAAGGGAAAATCCCTTGGGAGATAGGAGGAATGATATCATTAGAATCCCTTGATCTATCGATAAATGACCTTTCTGGTAACATTCCTGAGAGTTTATCGGCTTTATATTTCTTGAGCTATTTGAATTTATCGTATAATAATCTTTCGGGAATGATACCATCTGGTCATCAACTCCAAACACTCAATGATCCATCCATCTATATGGgcaatgctgacttatgtggaccaccAATTTCCAAAAGTTGTTTTAACAATAAATCAACTCAAAATATTTTGCAAGAGTACAAGAAGGAGAATCCCGAGTGGCTATGGTTCTATATCAGCATGGTACTAGGATATGTGATGGGATTTTGGACCTTTTGTGGTATTCTCTTCCTCAAAGACGCATGGAGGCATGCTTAtttccatatgattgatgatatgtATGATTGGTTCTGGGTACAATGGTATTTAATCTTTTGA